In Ignavibacteriales bacterium, the following proteins share a genomic window:
- a CDS encoding putative sugar nucleotidyl transferase, translating to MQLCIFEDIYFDRLEPLIYSRPVHDLICGINSIRAKILRAYPGVKYSLHTRPYLDQVVKSKNPAVAVNTIEDNDCLFINGRVLAPPNMEEIISLKENGNKLYLNKGTVIAARVSGKKLEELKSNLSDLFSNSDFDGFPTEQVDIKHVDYIWDLAANNRSEFITDYNCLIEKQKEKILGKVYDGVHFIEKGNIFIDEGAEIKPGVVLDASKGPIYIDKNAVVAANAVVENCVYLGESSQIKSCARIYDNVSIGRICKIGGEVEDSIILPFTNKQHSGFLGHAYLGSWVNLGADTNCSDLKNNYSTIKIYVNGDIVDSGTQFLGLIMGDHSKSAINTMFNTGTIVGFSCNIFGAGFPDKYIPSFSWGGVGSKTTYDLLRSIETANRVMIRRNHVLNEYDEKLFKKIFDLTAKERRKRGYPY from the coding sequence ATGCAGCTTTGCATTTTTGAAGATATTTATTTCGATAGACTCGAACCATTGATTTATTCCCGACCTGTGCACGATTTAATCTGTGGAATAAATTCGATAAGAGCCAAAATTTTACGCGCGTATCCTGGAGTTAAATACTCACTTCACACAAGACCATATTTGGATCAAGTAGTAAAATCCAAGAATCCAGCCGTTGCAGTTAACACAATAGAAGATAATGATTGCCTGTTTATAAATGGAAGAGTTTTAGCTCCACCAAATATGGAGGAAATAATTTCATTAAAAGAAAATGGCAATAAACTTTATTTAAATAAAGGAACCGTTATAGCTGCCAGAGTATCCGGAAAGAAATTGGAAGAATTGAAATCGAATCTTTCCGACTTATTTTCCAATTCCGATTTTGATGGATTTCCTACGGAGCAAGTTGATATAAAACATGTAGATTATATTTGGGATTTAGCAGCAAACAACAGAAGTGAATTTATTACTGACTATAATTGTTTGATAGAAAAGCAGAAAGAAAAAATTCTGGGTAAAGTTTACGATGGTGTTCATTTTATTGAAAAGGGAAATATTTTTATTGATGAAGGCGCAGAAATAAAACCCGGAGTTGTTTTGGATGCTTCCAAGGGTCCAATTTATATTGATAAAAACGCCGTGGTTGCAGCTAACGCCGTAGTTGAGAATTGTGTTTACCTTGGTGAATCCAGCCAGATAAAAAGTTGTGCAAGAATTTATGATAACGTTAGTATTGGTAGAATTTGTAAAATCGGCGGCGAAGTAGAAGATTCGATTATACTTCCATTCACTAACAAACAGCATTCTGGATTTTTAGGTCACGCTTATCTTGGCTCCTGGGTAAATCTTGGTGCTGATACAAATTGCAGCGATCTTAAAAATAATTATAGTACAATAAAAATTTATGTAAATGGAGATATAGTTGATAGCGGCACTCAATTCCTTGGATTAATTATGGGCGATCATTCAAAATCTGCAATAAATACAATGTTTAATACAGGAACCATTGTAGGATTTTCCTGTAATATTTTTGGAGCTGGATTTCCGGATAAATATATCCCTTCTTTTTCCTGGGGTGGAGTTGGTTCTAAAACCACATATGATTTATTAAGAAGCATCGAAACAGCCAATCGGGTTATGATTAGACGAAATCATGTTCTTAATGAGTACGATGAAAAACTATTTAAAAAAATATTTGATTTAACAGCAAAGGAACGAAGAAAACGTGGATACCCATATTGA
- the rpmE gene encoding 50S ribosomal protein L31: protein MKSGIHPVYKKAVVTCVCGNTFVTRSTAGDIKLEICSNCHPFFTGKQKLLDSTGRVERFNKRYGKSLAK, encoded by the coding sequence ATGAAGTCAGGAATTCACCCAGTTTATAAAAAGGCAGTTGTAACTTGTGTATGTGGAAATACATTTGTAACGCGGTCAACAGCAGGCGATATTAAGCTCGAAATTTGTTCAAATTGCCATCCATTTTTTACCGGCAAACAAAAATTGTTAGATTCCACTGGTCGCGTGGAAAGATTTAACAAACGCTACGGCAAAAGCCTCGCAAAATAA